One genomic segment of Chitinophaga sancti includes these proteins:
- a CDS encoding reverse transcriptase domain-containing protein, with protein sequence MRNPANVLNSLSTHSNLPGYKFKRLYRILFNEEMYYTAYQNIYAKPGNMTEGISDNTIDQMSLTRIETLINTIRDESYHPLPARRAYILKKNGKKRPLGISVFEDKLLQEVIRMVLEAIYENSFSPTSHGFRPQRSCHTAIMQIKRTFTGAKWFIEGDISGFFDNINHDVLINILKEKIDDDRFIRLIRKFLNAGYVEDWVFHNTYSGTPQGGIASPILANIYLDKLDKYMEEFKKRFDTGKAKRENPVQSRLWRRKEMFVQQLQIEKEPQQRTALIRAIKAIEKERALIPPRDEMDNNYRRLQYVRYADDFIVGVISNLEDCRTIKQDIKNFLNDKLKLELSNEKTLITHANSPAKFLSYYLTISKSNLTKRNSKGALRRDYNKRLVVKIPPDTIKKKLIDYRVIKFKNNNGMEKWVSYYRPNLLYKDDLELLQQYNAEIRGFYNYYSLALNASSVHSFKYIMEYSMYKTFAAKYQTSVYKICSKYIKNDVFTVNYINKKGNVRSQFFYETGFKQKPKAIMYNVDIIPQVAYTYGTTSLIDRLKARKCELCESVDDLEMHHIRKMSDIKKGKQHWEKMMIARRRKTMAVCKSCHQKIHNGG encoded by the coding sequence ATGAGAAATCCGGCAAACGTATTAAACAGTCTATCAACGCACAGTAATTTACCCGGCTATAAGTTTAAAAGGTTGTACAGGATATTATTCAATGAGGAAATGTATTACACCGCTTATCAAAACATTTATGCTAAACCGGGTAATATGACTGAGGGTATATCGGACAATACAATTGATCAGATGAGCCTCACCCGAATTGAAACACTCATCAATACAATCCGGGATGAAAGTTACCATCCCTTACCTGCGAGAAGGGCTTACATTCTGAAGAAAAACGGGAAAAAGCGTCCGTTGGGCATCAGTGTTTTCGAAGACAAATTATTGCAAGAGGTTATCAGGATGGTATTGGAAGCAATCTATGAAAATAGTTTCTCTCCGACATCACATGGGTTTAGACCACAAAGAAGCTGTCATACGGCGATCATGCAAATTAAGAGGACGTTCACAGGTGCTAAATGGTTCATTGAAGGTGACATCAGTGGATTTTTCGACAACATCAATCATGATGTTTTGATCAACATACTGAAAGAAAAAATAGATGATGACCGCTTTATTCGTTTAATCAGGAAGTTCCTAAATGCAGGTTATGTGGAAGATTGGGTATTTCATAATACCTATAGCGGAACTCCGCAGGGTGGTATTGCAAGCCCTATTTTGGCCAACATTTATTTGGACAAGCTGGACAAGTATATGGAAGAGTTTAAAAAACGATTCGATACCGGAAAAGCAAAGAGAGAAAATCCCGTACAATCCAGACTATGGCGAAGGAAAGAAATGTTTGTGCAACAACTCCAAATAGAGAAGGAGCCTCAGCAGCGCACTGCATTGATCAGGGCAATAAAAGCGATTGAAAAAGAAAGAGCGCTGATTCCACCACGTGACGAGATGGACAATAATTATAGAAGGCTACAGTATGTAAGATACGCGGATGACTTTATTGTTGGAGTGATAAGCAATCTTGAGGACTGTAGAACCATCAAACAGGATATTAAAAACTTCCTGAATGATAAATTAAAACTAGAACTCTCAAATGAAAAAACGCTTATAACCCACGCTAATTCACCAGCGAAATTTCTGTCATATTATCTGACTATAAGCAAATCTAACCTAACAAAAAGGAACTCAAAGGGGGCATTACGCAGGGACTATAATAAACGCCTTGTCGTAAAAATCCCACCTGATACGATCAAAAAGAAACTGATTGATTATCGTGTCATCAAATTTAAGAACAATAATGGCATGGAGAAATGGGTTTCATATTACAGACCCAATTTGCTTTACAAGGACGATCTGGAATTACTCCAGCAGTATAATGCGGAGATAAGAGGCTTCTATAATTATTACTCGCTAGCATTAAATGCCAGCTCTGTACATTCTTTTAAGTATATTATGGAGTACAGTATGTATAAGACTTTTGCGGCAAAGTATCAGACTTCAGTTTACAAAATTTGCAGCAAATACATTAAAAATGATGTCTTTACAGTAAACTATATTAACAAAAAAGGAAATGTAAGATCACAATTCTTCTATGAGACAGGTTTTAAACAAAAGCCAAAGGCTATAATGTACAATGTTGACATCATCCCCCAAGTTGCTTACACCTATGGTACCACCAGCCTGATAGATAGGCTTAAAGCGCGAAAATGTGAATTGTGTGAAAGCGTCGATGACCTTGAAATGCATCACATTCGCAAGATGAGTGATATTAAAAAGGGTAAACAGCATTGGGAAAAGATGATGATAGCAAGACGCAGAAAAACGATGGCCGTATGTAAATCATGTCACCAAAAGATACACAACGGAGGGTAG
- the tnpB gene encoding IS66 family insertion sequence element accessory protein TnpB (TnpB, as the term is used for proteins encoded by IS66 family insertion elements, is considered an accessory protein, since TnpC, encoded by a neighboring gene, is a DDE family transposase.), whose amino-acid sequence MSNIALFTDRYRYFLYTHPTDMRKGFIGLCGIIINIMKLSITDTDVFIFLNKDKTHIKLLLHEDNGFTMFYRKLDRGRFTLPDSPQGDSGPLPIKANELLAIIKGLSFHKYRQYSS is encoded by the coding sequence ATGAGCAATATAGCTTTATTTACAGACCGCTACCGATATTTTCTATATACCCATCCTACAGACATGCGTAAAGGCTTTATTGGGTTGTGCGGAATAATTATCAATATTATGAAACTTAGTATCACTGATACTGATGTTTTCATATTCCTGAACAAGGATAAAACTCATATAAAGTTATTGCTGCATGAAGATAATGGATTTACTATGTTTTACAGGAAACTCGATCGCGGTAGGTTTACACTTCCTGATTCACCGCAGGGTGACAGCGGACCATTGCCAATAAAAGCTAATGAACTATTGGCAATTATCAAAGGGCTGTCTTTCCATAAATACCGACAGTATAGCTCCTGA
- a CDS encoding aspartate aminotransferase family protein has protein sequence MTTTQVQFNKGKGIRLYTPDQDEYIDAVSGTFNLALGYSYPELIDALKTQLEDLIHVSSSFTGDLAQQVLDSILAHAPAHITTGWMRDIIGSTANEGAVKIANKYNGRNEVISLSLSHHGQTLFATAISGNAFRRKSFPQTVVTQNGIVPAPYCYRCPFSAKGAPACGFLCTEAIHDYAEYAASGGVSCIIIEPILGNGGNIIPPEGYFERVRKICDELDIVLIADEVQTGIGRTGHMFASEYYDIKPDIITLAKGLGGIGIPAAAILYTHQLAVLEKFEHSYTSGGNLLSLTASQKTMEIVSREGFLENVRENGIVLGRLLNNLKEKYGDVIGDVRGIGYMWGLEIVDKDGAPDVDLTNKIIDSGLENHHLILRGSRYGFGNVVKVRPSLTATVDDIEEICARLDKIFHEL, from the coding sequence ATGACCACTACTCAAGTCCAATTCAACAAAGGGAAAGGCATTCGCCTGTACACCCCTGATCAGGATGAATACATCGACGCCGTGTCCGGCACCTTTAACCTGGCATTAGGTTACAGCTACCCCGAACTGATTGATGCGCTCAAAACGCAGCTGGAAGACCTTATCCACGTATCGTCTTCCTTCACTGGCGACCTTGCCCAGCAAGTACTGGATAGCATTCTTGCCCATGCACCAGCCCATATCACCACCGGCTGGATGCGCGACATTATTGGTTCCACAGCCAATGAAGGAGCCGTTAAAATTGCCAACAAGTATAATGGCAGAAATGAGGTCATCAGCCTCTCCCTGTCCCACCACGGACAGACACTTTTCGCGACCGCCATTTCAGGTAATGCCTTCCGCCGCAAATCTTTTCCACAGACGGTTGTAACTCAGAATGGTATTGTACCTGCGCCTTACTGCTATCGTTGCCCTTTTTCGGCAAAAGGTGCACCTGCCTGTGGTTTCCTTTGTACAGAAGCCATTCACGACTATGCTGAGTATGCCGCTTCTGGTGGTGTATCATGTATCATCATAGAGCCAATCCTCGGCAATGGTGGCAATATCATACCTCCTGAAGGTTACTTTGAACGGGTCCGCAAGATCTGTGATGAGCTGGACATTGTACTGATCGCTGATGAGGTACAAACGGGCATTGGCAGAACAGGGCACATGTTTGCAAGTGAGTACTATGACATTAAACCTGACATCATCACACTGGCTAAAGGCCTTGGTGGTATTGGTATTCCTGCTGCGGCTATACTTTACACACACCAACTGGCCGTGCTGGAGAAGTTTGAACACTCCTACACATCCGGTGGTAACCTGCTATCGCTGACAGCATCACAGAAGACCATGGAGATTGTATCCCGGGAAGGTTTCCTGGAAAACGTGCGTGAAAATGGAATAGTACTTGGCCGCCTGCTCAACAATCTCAAGGAAAAATATGGCGATGTAATCGGCGATGTACGTGGTATCGGCTACATGTGGGGATTAGAAATCGTTGATAAGGATGGTGCGCCAGATGTAGATCTTACTAACAAGATCATTGACAGTGGCCTTGAAAATCATCACCTCATACTGCGTGGCTCCCGTTATGGATTTGGGAATGTCGTGAAGGTAAGACCTTCCCTGACAGCAACAGTTGATGACATTGAGGAGATCTGTGCCCGGCTGGATAAGATATTTCATGAACTTTAA
- a CDS encoding alcohol dehydrogenase catalytic domain-containing protein, with protein sequence MQAIVYNNPWEISIQEKEEPSIILPDEVIVEVRATGICGTDLSIISGEYMARPQVIIGHESAGVIVDKGSAVDNCQIGDRVIIDPTYYCGYCDNCRKGLRNHCLLKSSTEAGVSIDGTFTRYFKTTQRFIYPLADAIPFEQGAMSEPLSCVLTAVKKLQVTPFMRTAILGGGPIGLLFYLALKQYGIREGVIYEASGKRMQLIEKNDVLTDRWTMSPSFVPQKNQYDLIIDTTASLLEKSIQAIADGGKISLMGLRNNQQTINPREIADRSISIIGSIDSQDTFRHAVDLINSGQLELQKIITNEYDLHNFDAAVKDLGCDLTTRQRSNNISSLKSVIRIS encoded by the coding sequence ATGCAAGCAATTGTTTATAACAATCCCTGGGAGATCTCTATCCAGGAAAAGGAAGAACCATCTATTATACTTCCCGATGAAGTGATCGTAGAGGTTCGTGCTACAGGCATCTGCGGTACAGACCTCAGTATTATTTCCGGTGAATACATGGCACGACCGCAGGTGATCATCGGGCATGAATCTGCCGGGGTGATCGTGGATAAAGGTTCAGCTGTGGATAATTGCCAGATCGGTGACCGGGTCATCATAGACCCCACTTACTATTGCGGTTATTGTGATAACTGCCGAAAAGGGCTGCGTAATCATTGCCTGCTGAAATCCTCTACAGAAGCAGGAGTGTCTATTGATGGCACATTCACCCGGTATTTCAAAACCACGCAACGATTTATTTATCCATTGGCAGATGCGATCCCTTTCGAGCAGGGGGCCATGTCTGAGCCATTGAGTTGTGTGCTCACAGCTGTAAAAAAATTGCAGGTCACACCCTTCATGCGCACAGCTATATTGGGTGGGGGCCCTATTGGCCTGTTGTTCTACCTGGCCCTGAAGCAATATGGTATACGCGAAGGCGTGATCTATGAAGCATCGGGTAAGCGTATGCAATTGATTGAAAAGAATGACGTGTTGACTGATCGCTGGACCATGTCTCCATCGTTTGTACCGCAGAAGAACCAGTATGACCTAATCATTGATACCACGGCCAGTCTGCTGGAAAAATCCATCCAGGCTATTGCTGACGGTGGAAAGATCTCACTGATGGGATTGCGCAATAATCAGCAAACCATCAATCCACGTGAGATAGCTGATCGCAGTATTTCTATCATTGGCTCCATTGATTCACAGGACACTTTCCGGCATGCGGTGGATCTCATTAACAGCGGCCAGCTGGAGTTGCAGAAGATCATCACCAATGAGTATGATCTGCATAACTTCGATGCCGCTGTAAAGGATCTGGGTTGCGATCTGACTACCCGTCAGCGAAGCAATAATATCAGTAGTCTGAAATCAGTTATCAGGATCTCTTAA
- a CDS encoding HAD family hydrolase — MKYIIFDIDGTLTDTTAIDDHCYTRAIEDCFGFKDFETNYGYYQNTTDSGIIDQLCRERLGRTFTEAERDHFITHFCGLLQQAYQEDPATIREIAKAGAVIELLCRQEDYSIGLATGGWRQSAHFKLQCAGIDVSACTASFAQDALARQDIIHATIRKMNEKHGLDTPPPGIVYVGDGVWDYLTTQQMGIGFIGIANKKLAHLENIIRIEDYDQLYQHIGLYAEKIK; from the coding sequence ATGAAGTACATCATTTTTGATATAGACGGTACATTGACCGACACCACTGCTATAGACGACCATTGTTATACCCGTGCGATAGAAGATTGCTTTGGTTTTAAAGATTTCGAAACGAATTACGGATATTATCAGAATACCACTGACAGTGGCATTATCGACCAGTTGTGCCGTGAAAGACTGGGTCGCACATTTACGGAAGCGGAGCGGGATCATTTCATCACTCACTTCTGTGGATTATTGCAGCAGGCCTACCAGGAAGATCCTGCTACCATTCGTGAAATAGCGAAGGCTGGAGCTGTGATCGAGCTGTTATGCCGGCAGGAGGATTATAGTATAGGACTTGCTACAGGAGGATGGCGGCAATCGGCACATTTTAAACTGCAATGTGCGGGGATTGATGTAAGTGCCTGTACAGCTTCTTTTGCTCAGGATGCACTGGCGAGGCAGGATATTATCCATGCTACAATCCGGAAGATGAATGAAAAACATGGACTGGATACCCCACCTCCCGGCATCGTTTATGTGGGAGATGGTGTGTGGGATTATCTCACTACACAGCAGATGGGTATTGGGTTCATTGGCATTGCAAATAAGAAACTCGCTCACCTGGAGAATATTATCAGGATTGAAGATTACGATCAGCTCTATCAGCATATAGGATTATATGCTGAAAAGATTAAGTGA
- a CDS encoding MFS transporter, with the protein MLSVTIDQKRSYRIATSIFFFIAGLTYSSWACRIHDIKSQFGLGNAGLGSVLFALPIGLMVSLPVSGWLVTKTGSRRVLIAAGLLFPFMLTFIGFTTHIWQLVIVLFCFGFMNNLFEISMNTQAVGIENLYGRSIMASFHGLWSLAGFTGVGIGTLAVNLNWPIWQHFLIVALLCWVLVFSARSYLLPADAPTDDGPLFAMPDRKIMQLGLIAFASLVTEGTMFDWSGVYFQKVVQVPEALTTVGYIAFMSTMAGGRFVADKVVTRLGVKHVLTYAGMISSTGLLIAILFPHIVTATLGFLLVGIGVSSIVPLVLALAGKSDTLPPGMAIAAVSTVGFLGFLIGPPMIGFIAEVLDLRWSFGLIAVFAGCTVWLTRGIDTKQ; encoded by the coding sequence ATGCTTTCAGTTACGATTGACCAGAAACGTTCTTACCGTATAGCGACGTCCATTTTCTTTTTTATAGCAGGCCTGACCTATTCAAGTTGGGCCTGCCGTATTCATGACATCAAATCACAATTTGGGCTGGGGAACGCCGGGCTGGGGAGTGTCCTCTTTGCATTACCCATCGGGCTGATGGTGAGTCTGCCTGTGTCCGGGTGGCTGGTAACAAAGACTGGGAGCAGGAGGGTATTAATAGCCGCCGGCCTACTGTTTCCTTTTATGCTCACATTTATTGGATTTACCACACACATCTGGCAGTTGGTCATCGTATTATTCTGCTTTGGGTTTATGAACAACCTGTTTGAAATATCCATGAATACGCAGGCTGTGGGTATTGAGAATTTATATGGGCGCTCGATCATGGCTTCCTTTCATGGGCTTTGGAGCCTGGCGGGATTTACGGGTGTGGGTATTGGTACCCTGGCTGTAAACCTGAACTGGCCTATATGGCAGCACTTCCTGATAGTAGCGTTGCTATGCTGGGTGCTGGTATTCAGTGCCAGATCATACCTATTGCCGGCCGATGCGCCTACGGATGATGGGCCACTGTTTGCCATGCCGGATAGGAAGATCATGCAACTGGGATTGATCGCGTTTGCCAGCCTGGTCACAGAGGGGACTATGTTTGACTGGAGCGGGGTATATTTCCAGAAAGTGGTACAAGTGCCTGAGGCATTGACAACAGTAGGGTATATTGCTTTTATGAGTACGATGGCCGGTGGTCGATTTGTGGCGGATAAGGTAGTGACACGCCTGGGTGTGAAGCATGTGCTGACATATGCTGGTATGATCAGTAGTACAGGTTTATTGATCGCTATTCTCTTCCCGCATATCGTGACGGCTACGCTGGGTTTCCTGTTGGTAGGGATTGGCGTTTCGTCTATTGTTCCATTGGTATTGGCATTGGCAGGTAAGTCAGACACATTGCCGCCGGGCATGGCAATAGCTGCAGTGTCTACTGTAGGGTTCCTTGGATTCCTGATTGGGCCTCCGATGATCGGTTTTATAGCAGAAGTACTGGATTTGCGATGGTCATTTGGTTTAATTGCTGTCTTTGCCGGCTGCACTGTCTGGCTGACACGTGGTATTGATACAAAACAATAA
- a CDS encoding DUF1349 domain-containing protein, translating to MKWMNEPAQWAGDNQQLSMTVDADTDFWRITHYGFIRDNGPFYYEEREGDFVASVKVRGQYRELFHQAGLMVRLDDKNWIKTGIEYVDGVQNVSAVVTREVSDWSVVPRNDSPDAIWLNLLRKGDYVEISYSFDGERYEMLRLAYFPPGGIVRVGLVAAAPGKESFSVLFEDFRVN from the coding sequence ATGAAATGGATGAATGAACCGGCCCAATGGGCTGGTGATAATCAGCAGCTGTCGATGACAGTAGATGCTGATACAGACTTCTGGCGTATCACGCATTATGGTTTTATACGTGATAATGGGCCGTTTTATTACGAAGAGCGGGAAGGTGATTTTGTAGCCAGTGTGAAGGTGAGAGGGCAATATCGGGAGCTTTTTCATCAGGCGGGCTTGATGGTGCGACTTGATGATAAGAACTGGATCAAGACCGGCATAGAGTATGTGGATGGGGTGCAAAACGTAAGTGCTGTAGTGACGCGGGAGGTATCTGACTGGTCTGTGGTACCCAGGAATGATAGTCCGGATGCGATCTGGCTAAATTTGTTGCGAAAGGGTGATTATGTGGAGATCAGTTATTCATTTGATGGAGAAAGATATGAGATGTTGCGGCTGGCTTATTTTCCTCCGGGAGGAATAGTCCGGGTAGGGCTTGTGGCCGCTGCACCGGGTAAGGAATCATTTTCAGTGTTGTTTGAAGATTTTCGGGTAAATTAA
- a CDS encoding gliding motility-associated C-terminal domain-containing protein — protein sequence MKLILLMLVVAARSVSAADYSVAITNHANTNESLPGGSYTITVTGTASGTDTVTVNFTISGTAVPGVHYQAFPQQIKIPVTDGNGSFTFPVVPVQNRIVEDYADVILSIQSATATSSASVDVDATPTTLRIYDDDWINTIISLTGSTNGTEGGPNATITASLSSDYIAGQAIWVNANFGAGTTTGFNDIDGPTLRIDSGQHNVIAEINVLDDKVKEDTELIYFEIVNITGGDFELRYDASTYGPIYVFDNNDTIEPVRSANVFINYVGSPREAGPQVDGYISLYSIPSGDDFLRQPITVKVRMEGNAIEGVDYLPLDSFVIPVSKYTDGTVTVPIHPIDDNIIEGNEYIHAILVSASTPTGDPITVYNNNPLATVPLYDDDFEKRSVGISAVANGREGGPGASLTLSYPDSLVSAEDLYVNYHVIPAGTTATEGVDYTIPPLLIPAGLHSATLPINIIDDRKVESTEYLNLQIDGGYGDSTIYPVNSDSVAVIAIEDNDSSYIRLCIPNVFTPNGDGRNDLFVIRGLENYPGSRLSVYNLLRGGVLVYRSDNYDNSWDGRVASPGLYSYILEVNESGRRKIYMGKLVIIK from the coding sequence ATGAAGCTAATACTACTCATGCTAGTAGTTGCTGCTCGCTCCGTATCCGCGGCTGACTATTCCGTAGCCATCACTAACCATGCGAACACCAATGAAAGTCTTCCCGGAGGTAGTTATACCATCACCGTTACCGGCACTGCCAGCGGCACAGATACCGTTACGGTCAACTTTACAATCAGCGGAACCGCAGTACCGGGTGTACATTACCAGGCTTTTCCACAGCAAATCAAGATCCCCGTCACTGATGGTAATGGCAGCTTTACCTTCCCGGTCGTTCCTGTACAAAATAGAATTGTTGAAGATTATGCCGATGTTATACTCTCTATTCAAAGTGCAACTGCTACTTCATCAGCAAGCGTGGATGTCGATGCCACTCCTACTACCCTCAGGATTTACGATGATGACTGGATAAATACAATAATTTCTCTTACCGGTTCAACAAATGGAACAGAAGGCGGACCCAATGCAACCATTACTGCCAGCTTGTCCAGCGATTATATAGCAGGTCAGGCCATATGGGTCAATGCTAATTTTGGTGCCGGTACTACTACTGGTTTTAATGATATTGACGGGCCAACATTAAGGATTGATTCAGGCCAACATAATGTAATTGCCGAGATCAACGTGCTTGACGATAAAGTGAAGGAAGACACTGAATTGATATACTTTGAAATCGTCAATATTACCGGCGGTGATTTTGAGCTCAGGTATGATGCTTCAACCTATGGTCCTATTTATGTATTTGATAATAATGATACTATTGAACCTGTAAGAAGCGCGAATGTCTTCATTAACTATGTCGGAAGTCCAAGGGAGGCCGGTCCTCAGGTAGACGGTTATATTTCCCTCTATTCAATTCCTTCTGGAGATGATTTTCTTAGACAACCCATCACTGTAAAAGTCAGGATGGAGGGAAATGCCATTGAAGGAGTGGATTATCTTCCCTTGGATAGTTTTGTGATCCCTGTATCAAAGTATACCGACGGTACCGTAACTGTGCCGATTCACCCTATTGATGATAACATCATAGAAGGTAACGAATATATTCACGCCATCCTCGTAAGTGCAAGCACGCCAACAGGTGATCCCATCACAGTATATAATAATAACCCATTGGCCACGGTTCCGCTATATGATGATGATTTTGAAAAAAGATCTGTTGGTATTTCCGCGGTGGCTAATGGCAGAGAAGGTGGCCCGGGAGCGAGCCTTACATTATCCTACCCGGATAGCCTTGTATCTGCAGAAGATTTGTATGTGAATTACCATGTTATTCCAGCCGGTACTACTGCCACCGAAGGCGTTGATTATACAATACCGCCTCTGCTTATTCCTGCAGGACTACATAGTGCTACCCTTCCAATCAACATAATAGATGATCGCAAGGTGGAGTCAACAGAATATTTAAACCTCCAGATTGACGGAGGATATGGAGATAGTACAATTTATCCTGTTAATTCGGATAGTGTGGCAGTGATTGCAATTGAAGATAATGATTCCAGTTACATCCGGCTTTGCATTCCTAATGTGTTTACACCAAATGGCGATGGCAGGAACGATTTGTTCGTGATCCGGGGATTAGAGAATTATCCTGGTTCAAGACTTTCTGTCTATAATTTGCTGCGGGGCGGCGTGCTTGTTTACAGGTCGGATAATTATGATAATAGCTGGGATGGACGTGTTGCCAGTCCGGGATTATATAGTTATATCCTGGAAGTAAATGAGAGCGGGCGAAGGAAGATCTATATGGGAAAACTGGTTATTATTAAATAA
- a CDS encoding VOC family protein: MIQLTFASLQVRNLEASKEFYTKKLGFEIDNSNPQACVFKYNQGQASFAIRTPLEPIEEKELGIGVALWFAVNENVDELKEKLITNGITTTGPIFETPFGRAFHVKDLDGYKLTFLNTI, encoded by the coding sequence ATGATACAATTAACATTTGCCTCACTACAAGTGAGAAATCTGGAAGCATCAAAAGAATTCTACACCAAAAAATTAGGATTTGAAATTGACAATTCTAATCCGCAAGCCTGTGTATTTAAGTATAATCAAGGACAAGCAAGTTTTGCCATTCGCACACCGCTTGAGCCAATCGAGGAAAAAGAATTGGGTATTGGGGTAGCACTTTGGTTTGCTGTTAACGAAAATGTAGATGAACTGAAAGAGAAACTCATTACAAATGGAATAACTACAACAGGACCAATTTTTGAAACCCCTTTTGGCAGGGCATTCCACGTAAAAGACCTTGACGGCTATAAACTTACTTTTTTAAATACAATATAA
- a CDS encoding SDR family oxidoreductase has product MGNRILVTGSTGSLGSKVINLLKEKTEVENLTVLVRERDDKNEFAKQYTKEGIEVKIGNYADLESLENAFKGIDVLYFVSGADENQRAILHKNVVDAAKKVDVKHIVYTSSVWNDESAASPLANLVDSHLQTENAIKASGMNYTILKHNLYAEVIAMLIGDKSQLLKTKTIYLPTANGSASFAPKQDLAEAAAIILLSPSAYTNKVLELSGSERTTFSEIAEIFSKIVEEPIQYVSPEITEFKTTMNKFGLPNHIIEILCKFSIAIANGEFDRQSNDLETVLGRKTTPLSEYLMLTYK; this is encoded by the coding sequence ATGGGAAATAGAATATTGGTTACAGGGTCTACAGGCAGCTTGGGGAGCAAGGTTATTAATCTTTTAAAAGAGAAAACAGAAGTTGAAAATCTAACAGTTTTGGTTAGAGAAAGAGACGATAAAAATGAATTTGCAAAACAATATACCAAGGAGGGCATAGAAGTAAAAATTGGAAATTATGCCGATTTGGAAAGTTTGGAGAATGCTTTTAAAGGCATTGATGTTTTATATTTCGTTTCAGGTGCAGATGAAAATCAGCGAGCCATACTTCATAAAAACGTAGTCGATGCGGCAAAAAAGGTTGACGTTAAACACATTGTTTATACCAGTTCGGTATGGAATGACGAAAGTGCTGCTTCCCCTTTAGCAAATCTTGTGGATTCCCATTTACAAACTGAAAACGCGATTAAAGCTTCGGGAATGAACTACACCATATTGAAGCATAATTTATATGCTGAAGTAATCGCAATGTTGATTGGCGATAAGAGCCAGCTATTAAAAACAAAAACAATCTATCTGCCTACAGCAAATGGTTCAGCTTCATTTGCACCTAAACAAGATTTAGCAGAAGCAGCCGCAATTATTCTTTTGAGCCCTTCAGCCTATACAAATAAGGTATTGGAGCTTAGCGGTAGTGAGCGGACTACCTTTTCAGAAATTGCCGAAATTTTCTCGAAGATTGTGGAAGAACCTATTCAGTATGTTTCTCCGGAAATAACCGAATTTAAAACTACAATGAATAAATTTGGTTTACCCAATCATATTATCGAAATATTGTGCAAATTCAGTATAGCCATTGCCAACGGGGAATTTGACCGGCAATCGAATGATTTGGAAACTGTTTTAGGAAGAAAAACAACGCCGTTGTCCGAGTATTTAATGTTAACTTATAAATAA
- a CDS encoding MarR family winged helix-turn-helix transcriptional regulator yields MQKKIEFKFKNPGESPGYLLGQVTLLWQRKHKKVLDPLNLTQTQFVLLTALGWLSRENDTVTQVDIANQGNADRMMVSKVLRTLEVKKFISRQEHPTDTRAKVIKLTNEGAKVLQKALTAIENADIEFFSVIDNKLSSFNSNMINLIEQNKEE; encoded by the coding sequence ATGCAAAAAAAAATAGAATTTAAGTTCAAAAACCCAGGTGAAAGTCCGGGTTATCTACTTGGACAAGTAACCTTGCTGTGGCAACGTAAACACAAAAAAGTTTTAGACCCGTTGAATTTGACCCAAACGCAGTTTGTTCTTTTGACTGCATTGGGCTGGCTTTCAAGAGAAAATGATACGGTAACACAAGTGGATATTGCCAATCAGGGAAACGCAGACAGAATGATGGTTTCCAAAGTTCTGCGGACATTGGAAGTAAAGAAATTTATCAGCAGACAGGAACACCCGACTGACACGAGAGCCAAAGTAATCAAATTGACAAATGAAGGTGCAAAAGTTCTGCAAAAAGCATTGACAGCAATTGAAAATGCTGATATAGAGTTCTTTTCGGTTATAGACAATAAGCTGTCGTCATTCAATTCGAATATGATAAATTTAATAGAACAAAACAAAGAAGAATAA